One Scylla paramamosain isolate STU-SP2022 chromosome 5, ASM3559412v1, whole genome shotgun sequence genomic region harbors:
- the LOC135100659 gene encoding helix-loop-helix protein delilah-like codes for MPCSIDHPSYAVKMIDTNSQQEGRPKSRPCHLLPSPDEDNKNSSSSSEEKYGLRPRTIIKRLQQDRGHHHVPKIPKGLARPKSRPAPLSKYRRKTANARERHRMREINNAFESLRRVLPDKLEMEAASSSMTKITTLRLAANYIRALNDVLQEEGGEALCSLQCSAQSPLLRVAPAPSHHHLLDYYSPATHMAASTSRGTLSTSSCSDLEDLLSDDSCSLLDDNFDVFHDIPSLSLPDPSELLLGEERDNLAFYT; via the coding sequence ATGCCTTGCAGTATTGATCATCCATCATACGCTGTTAAGATGATCGACACAAACAGCCAGCAAGAGGGGCGACCCAAGAGTCGGCCTTGCCATCTGTTGCCATCACCTGATGaggacaacaagaacagcagcagcagctcagAGGAAAAGTATGGCCTGCGACCCAGAACCATTATCAAGCGTCTGCAGCAGGACCGGGGTCACCACCATGTGCCCAAGATACCCAAAGGCCTGGCGCGTCCGAAGTCGAGGCCGGCGCCACTCTCCAAGTACCGCAGGAAGACAGCCAACGCCCGGGAGCGGCATCGCATGCGAGAGATCAACAACGCCTTTGAGTCACTGCGGCGCGTGCTGCCAGACAAGCTTGAAATGGAGGCGGCCTCGTCCAGTATGACTAAGATCACCACGCTGCGCCTCGCCGCCAACTACATCAGGGCCCTGAACGAcgtgctgcaggaggagggtgGCGAGGCGCTCTGCTCCCTGCAATGCAGCGCGCAGAGCCCTCTCCTGCGAGTGGCGCCAGCCCCgtctcaccaccacctgctggaCTACTACTCCCCCGCCACCCACATGGCCGCCTCTACCTCGCGAGGCACACTCAGCACCAGCAGCTGCAGTGACTTGGAGGATCTCCTTTCCGACGATTCCTGCAGCCTCCTCGACGACAACTTCGACGTGTTTCACGACATCCCGAGCTTATCTCTTCCAGATCCGTCAGAGCTTCTcctgggagaggaaagagacaatCTTGCCTTTTATACGTAA